The region AAAATAGAAtgcaaaagaatgaaaatacaataatacatGTGATTCATTATATTTGTTGGAAATTtagattttgttgttgttatgacTATAGTGTAAATTGTTAATAGCATTGCATCTTGCATCTTTCTGTTTCACACAAAAGAAAGTAGAGAAAACAGAAAATCTACCATATGAACTTTGAAGATGGCTTTATAATTTGCAATATATATCTTCTCTggaattattaatttcattacaCGAATGACTTCCATATTTTGTAAGCATTTTAATccatttctattattttctctAGTCACCTTCAAATTCCGATGACTATCTGAAAATTATTGGCTATCGCGAAGAGGAGGGTTGTATTGAAAACTCCGACAGCTATCTAAAACGTATGGAATCTTACACGAAGCTATACGCTGCCATAATCCAGGTTCGAGATTCCTTTACCCATCCTCCCAATTTCCATTCACTGGGTGCTCTGTTTGCATTGCATAGCACTGAAATTTGATGCATTTAATGTGGTTTGTTGCTTGTTTTTCGCAGACACAGGTTCCTGGTATCCAAAATCCTCATGGCTTAGAAGAAGGCTGGGCCTGGCTTTCGAGATTCTTGAACAACATTCCGGCTAACAGGACCACTGCTGTTGCGCTACATGCTTTCTTAAGGGTTTTCACCTACATCATAGTTCTTATTTGACTTATTTCACCTGATTTTTGTTGGGCTTGTTGTATCTAATTCAAATATTGGTTCTCAGATGGCAGGCTTCTCACTTTTTTGGAGATATAAGTCTCAGTTCATCAAgataataaatttcatatcaGATTACTTTTTGCCTGAACTAAAGAAGAAGGATGATGCTAGCAAGGTCTATGTGGAAATCAAAGAATACTTGCAACGCCAGGCCTATTTAACCCGACCAGAAGGCCGGTCCCTTCAGAGTGGTCTACTTTCCAGGGAATTAGTTTGACTAAAAACTTCAGAAGGCTATTGTCTCATGTTGTACATTCATTAAATTTTGACCTTGTTGAAATATGTCAAATTGTAAACTATCTTATGATTAAATTATAGTATGTTCCCACTTGTTCCCACTGTAAGGCCTCTGTGCttcttgtggttttttttttagcacaTTAATGGCAGTTTGCTTGTTATCTGGCATCCTTGTGGAACCTGGATGTCTGCTTCTATTCTCTTCACCTTGTTTATCTacattattttggtgattatgtGCTACTATGCTTTTAATTAGTTTGACTGACTGTCTTATTCTTAATTTACTGTTGATCTTTTATCaggttttcttttgaaatttttggccAACTTCCTTTATACAAATAAAGATTTGCATTAAAGAGTAGTGTACTGGTTCACCAGCAGATGTAGGTGAAAAAGATTAGCTGGACTTGctctgaatttttatttttttatttttattttttatttttttgccaaaatgagtGGTtagactattaaaaaaaaacaatgatatatataagaCTCAGTGGAGCAAATGAGGACGGGTTTATACACACATGGGCCTTGAAGTCATCCGCACACAACTGTTAATAAACCACTTAATCATTGATAAAAGGTTTTAATGGGAATCTAACTATTAATAAACCACTTAATCATTGGTTTGCCCTGAACACTATTGACAGAGCGAGCATGTCAAAGTTGGGCCTCTGGCTTAATCCGCATGAATTTAAACCCCATGACAATTATAGTGGTTCTCAATTATAAAGACAAATTCCATTAATTACCCTTGACAATTATGACGGTTACAAACATGTAGTAGAAGTAAAAGCGAGATATACAAAGGGTGAGGTGTAAAGCTATTTGAGGGGAAATTACATCAATTACCCTGTTTGTTCTAATCAGTCATTCATGCATGAATTGATAGGTTCCGAGAA is a window of Dioscorea cayenensis subsp. rotundata cultivar TDr96_F1 chromosome 5, TDr96_F1_v2_PseudoChromosome.rev07_lg8_w22 25.fasta, whole genome shotgun sequence DNA encoding:
- the LOC120262283 gene encoding protein GLE1-like; this translates as MESYTKLYAAIIQTQVPGIQNPHGLEEGWAWLSRFLNNIPANRTTAVALHAFLRMAGFSLFWRYKSQFIKIINFISDYFLPELKKKDDASKVYVEIKEYLQRQAYLTRPEGRSLQSGLLSRELV